Genomic window (Streptomyces sp. TG1A-60):
GGCGAAACCGCCGCAGATCGTCAGCCGCTCGACGGGATGCCGGCGCACGTACTTCAGCACCGCGCCCGCGAAGTCACCCATGTCGAGCAGCGCGTCCTCGGGCAGCTCGTACTCGGCGACGACCGTCCTCTCCGACGTCGACCCGGTGCACCCGGCCACATGCGTGCGCCCGGCCGCCCGTGCCACGTCCACGCCCCGCCGGATGGAGTCGATCCACGCCGAACAGGAGTACGGGACCACGATCCCGGTGGTGCCCAGGATCGACAGACCGCCGAGGATGCCGAGGCGCGGGTTCCAGGTGGAGCGGGCGATCTCCTCGCCGTGGTCCACGGAGACGGTGACTTCGACGTCACCGGTGCCGCCGTGCCGGGCGGCGACCCGGGCGACATGGTCCCGCATCATCTGACGGGGGACCGGGTTCACCGCCGGTTCACCGACGGGCAGGGGCAGGCCCGGACGGGTGATGGTCCCGACGCCGGGTCCGGCCCTGAAGACCACCCCGGCCCCGGCCGTCAGCCGCCGTACCGTGGCCCGCACCAGCGCGCCGTGCGTGACGTCCGGGTCGTCACCCGCGTCCTTCACGACCCCCGCCATCGCGCTC
Coding sequences:
- a CDS encoding cobalt-precorrin-5B (C(1))-methyltransferase translates to MSRSEEQGAGGAAGSAKGGRAAQLKHTGLRHGWTTGACATAATTAAYTALLTGEFPDPVTITLPKGQTPSFALAVEELTGESAMAGVVKDAGDDPDVTHGALVRATVRRLTAGAGVVFRAGPGVGTITRPGLPLPVGEPAVNPVPRQMMRDHVARVAARHGGTGDVEVTVSVDHGEEIARSTWNPRLGILGGLSILGTTGIVVPYSCSAWIDSIRRGVDVARAAGRTHVAGCTGSTSERTVVAEYELPEDALLDMGDFAGAVLKYVRRHPVERLTICGGFAKLSKLAAGHLDLHSARSQVDKAFLAELARRGGAGEALAAEVADANTGLAALQLCRAARVQLGDLVATTARDEALAVLRGAPVAVDVICIDRAGTIVGRSAVR